A stretch of Phragmites australis chromosome 12, lpPhrAust1.1, whole genome shotgun sequence DNA encodes these proteins:
- the LOC133886605 gene encoding digalactosyldiacylglycerol synthase 1, chloroplastic-like isoform X1: protein MASFGVDTRPAAAAAGGGVAAGEGALSLLSRGLREDLRLIRARAGELETFINAAVPEPELFARLRRAYTSSASSARTRLDLSAIGKAFEAESWRGTRTAKWRWEVETEEWEPVRMVKARLRELERRRQGQSARDVLQKVKLSLKSMSFVPEVSEEVPPLDLGELFAYFLKQSGPLLDQLGMKRDVCDKLVESLCSKRKDNHAYTFPSTSESSSFRNDNVGDELDLRIASVLQSTGHHYDGGFWNDGQKCDIADKRHVAIVTTASLPWMTGTAVNPLFRAAYLAKSSKQDVTLVVPWLCKSDQELVYPNSMTFNSPQEQENYMRNWLEERVGFKTDFKISFYPGKFQKERRSIIPAGDTSQFIPSKEADIAILEEPEHLNWYHHGKRWTDKFNHVVGVVHTNYLEYIKREKNGAIQAFFVKHINNLVARAYCNKILRLSGATQDLPKSMICNVHGVNPKFLEVGERMALERESGQQSFSKGAYFLGKMVWAKGYRELIDLFAKHKSDLEGFKLDIYGNGEDSHEVQLAAKKLDLNLNFHKGRDHADDSLHGYKVFINPSISDVLCTATTEALAMGKFVVCADHPSNDFFRSFPNCLTYKTSEDFVAKVKEAMTRDPQPLTPEQRYNLSWEAATHRFMEHSELDKVLNNNNNNNNNNNNNNNSNCTSTAECTKSTDRKMRRSASVPNMSDIVDGSLAFAHYCLTGNELFRLSTGAIPGTLNYNKQHSLDLRLLHPQVQNPIYGW from the exons ATGGCCAGCTTCGGCGTCGACACCCgcccggccgccgcggcggccggggGCGGCGTGGCGGCAGGGGAGGGCGCGCTGTCCCTCCTCTCCCGCGGCCTGCGGGAGGACCTCCGCCTCATCCGCGCGCGGGCCGGGGAGCTCGAGACCTTCATCAACGCGGCGGTCCCGGAGCCCGAGCTCTTCGCGCGCCTCCGCCGCGCGTACACCTCCTCCGCCTCATCGGCGCGGACGCGGCTGGACCTGTCCGCGATTGGCAAGGCGTTCGAGGCCGAGTCATGGAGGGGCACGAGGACGGCCAAGTGGAGGTGGGAGGTGGAGACCGAGGAGTGGGAACCCGTGCGGATGGTCAAGGCGCGGCTCAGGGAGCTCGAGCGGAGGAGGCAGGGACAGTCAGCCAGGGACGTGCTCCAGAAGGTCAAGCTGAGCTTG AAATCGATGAGCTTTGTGCCTGAAGTATCCGAG GAAGTTCCACCACTGGATTTAGGAGAACTTTTTGCTTATTTTCTAAAGCAATCCGGACCATTGTTAGACCAACTTGGTATGAAAAGAG ATGTGTGCGACAAGTTGGTGGAGTCCCTATGCAGCAAGCGCAAGGATAACCATGCATATACTTTTCCGTCAACAAGTGAATCGTCTTCATTCAGAAATGACAATGTTGGGGATGAACTCGACCTAAGAATAGCTAGTGTCCTACAAAGTACAGGACACCATTATGATGGTGGATTTTGGAATGATGGGCAAAAGTGTGACATAGCTGACAAGAGACATGTTGCCATAGTCACTACTGCCAGTCTTCCCTGGATGACTGGAACGGCTGTGAATCCTTTGTTTCGGGCTGCATACTTGGCTAAATCTTCCAAGCAAGATGTAACCTTGGTAGTGCCCTGGCTTTGCAAGTCAGATCAAGAACTTGTCTATCCTAATAGCATGACTTTTAATTCGCCACAAGAGCAAGAAAATTATATGAGGAATTGGCTGGAGGAAAGAGTTGGTTTCAAGACGGACTTCAAAATATCGTTTTACCCTGGAAAG TTTcagaaagaaaggagaagtATAATTCCTGCCGGGGACACTTCACAATTTATACCATCAAAAGAAGCTGACATTGCAATCTTggaagagcccgagcacctcAACTGGTACCATCATGGGAAACGTTGGACAGATAAATTTAAtcatgttgttggtgttgtACATACAAATTATTTAGAGTACATCAAGAGGGAGAAGAATGGTGCTATTCAAGCATTTTTCGTTAAGCATATCAACAATCTGGTTGCCAGAGCTTATTGCAATAAG ATTTTGCGACTGTCAGGTGCCACTCAAGATCTGCCAAAGTCAATGATCTGCAACGTGCATGGTGTTAATCCCAAGTTTCTGGAGGTCGGAGAGAGAATGGCATTGGAGAGGGAGTCTGGCCAGCAATCCTTCTCAAAAGGAGCTTATTTTTTGGGGAAGATGGTCTGGGCCAAGGGTTACAGAGAATTGATAGATTTGTTTGCAAAGCACAAGAGTGATTTGGAAGGTTTCAAGTTGGACATCTATGGAAATGGTGAAGATTCACACGAAGTGCAATTGGCTGCCAAGAAGTTGGACCTGAACCTTAACTTTCATAAAGGCCGGGACCATGCAGATGATTCTCTTCATGG GTACAAGGTTTTCATAAATCCAAGCATTAGTGATGTCCTCTGCACAGCAACCACCGAGGCGCTAGCGATGGGCAAGTTCGTCGTCTGCGCAGACCACCCATCCAACGACTTTTTCAGGTCATTCCCAAACTGCCTGACATACAAGACCTCGGAGGACTTCGTCGCCAAAGTGAAGGAAGCGATGACCCGTGATCCACAACCCCTCACCCCCGAGCAAAGATACAACCTATCATGGGAGGCCGCAACCCATAGATTCATGGAGCACTCCGAGCTGGACAAGGTcctgaacaacaacaacaacaacaacaacaacaacaacaacaacaacaacagcaactGCACCAGCACCGCTGAATGCACCAAAAGCACAGACAGAAAGATGAGGAGATCAGCGTCCGTGCCGAACATGTCAGACATCGTTGACGGCAGTCTGGCGTTCGCCCACTACTGCCTCACGGGCAACGAGCTTTTCAGACTGTCGACCGGAGCCATTCCGGGAACCCTCAATTACAACAAGCAGCATAGTTTGGACCTCCGCCTCCTGCATCCCCAGGTACAGAACCCCATATATGGCTGGTAA
- the LOC133886605 gene encoding digalactosyldiacylglycerol synthase 1, chloroplastic-like isoform X2 produces the protein MASFGVDTRPAAAAAGGGVAAGEGALSLLSRGLREDLRLIRARAGELETFINAAVPEPELFARLRRAYTSSASSARTRLDLSAIGKAFEAESWRGTRTAKWRWEVETEEWEPVRMVKARLRELERRRQGQSARDVLQKVKLSLKSMSFVPEVSEEVPPLDLGELFAYFLKQSGPLLDQLGMKRDVCDKLVESLCSKRKDNHAYTFPSTSESSSFRNDNVGDELDLRIASVLQSTGHHYDGGFWNDGQKCDIADKRHVAIVTTASLPWMTGTAVNPLFRAAYLAKSSKQDVTLVVPWLCKSDQELVYPNSMTFNSPQEQENYMRNWLEERVGFKTDFKISFYPGKKERRSIIPAGDTSQFIPSKEADIAILEEPEHLNWYHHGKRWTDKFNHVVGVVHTNYLEYIKREKNGAIQAFFVKHINNLVARAYCNKILRLSGATQDLPKSMICNVHGVNPKFLEVGERMALERESGQQSFSKGAYFLGKMVWAKGYRELIDLFAKHKSDLEGFKLDIYGNGEDSHEVQLAAKKLDLNLNFHKGRDHADDSLHGYKVFINPSISDVLCTATTEALAMGKFVVCADHPSNDFFRSFPNCLTYKTSEDFVAKVKEAMTRDPQPLTPEQRYNLSWEAATHRFMEHSELDKVLNNNNNNNNNNNNNNNSNCTSTAECTKSTDRKMRRSASVPNMSDIVDGSLAFAHYCLTGNELFRLSTGAIPGTLNYNKQHSLDLRLLHPQVQNPIYGW, from the exons ATGGCCAGCTTCGGCGTCGACACCCgcccggccgccgcggcggccggggGCGGCGTGGCGGCAGGGGAGGGCGCGCTGTCCCTCCTCTCCCGCGGCCTGCGGGAGGACCTCCGCCTCATCCGCGCGCGGGCCGGGGAGCTCGAGACCTTCATCAACGCGGCGGTCCCGGAGCCCGAGCTCTTCGCGCGCCTCCGCCGCGCGTACACCTCCTCCGCCTCATCGGCGCGGACGCGGCTGGACCTGTCCGCGATTGGCAAGGCGTTCGAGGCCGAGTCATGGAGGGGCACGAGGACGGCCAAGTGGAGGTGGGAGGTGGAGACCGAGGAGTGGGAACCCGTGCGGATGGTCAAGGCGCGGCTCAGGGAGCTCGAGCGGAGGAGGCAGGGACAGTCAGCCAGGGACGTGCTCCAGAAGGTCAAGCTGAGCTTG AAATCGATGAGCTTTGTGCCTGAAGTATCCGAG GAAGTTCCACCACTGGATTTAGGAGAACTTTTTGCTTATTTTCTAAAGCAATCCGGACCATTGTTAGACCAACTTGGTATGAAAAGAG ATGTGTGCGACAAGTTGGTGGAGTCCCTATGCAGCAAGCGCAAGGATAACCATGCATATACTTTTCCGTCAACAAGTGAATCGTCTTCATTCAGAAATGACAATGTTGGGGATGAACTCGACCTAAGAATAGCTAGTGTCCTACAAAGTACAGGACACCATTATGATGGTGGATTTTGGAATGATGGGCAAAAGTGTGACATAGCTGACAAGAGACATGTTGCCATAGTCACTACTGCCAGTCTTCCCTGGATGACTGGAACGGCTGTGAATCCTTTGTTTCGGGCTGCATACTTGGCTAAATCTTCCAAGCAAGATGTAACCTTGGTAGTGCCCTGGCTTTGCAAGTCAGATCAAGAACTTGTCTATCCTAATAGCATGACTTTTAATTCGCCACAAGAGCAAGAAAATTATATGAGGAATTGGCTGGAGGAAAGAGTTGGTTTCAAGACGGACTTCAAAATATCGTTTTACCCTGGAAAG aaagaaaggagaagtATAATTCCTGCCGGGGACACTTCACAATTTATACCATCAAAAGAAGCTGACATTGCAATCTTggaagagcccgagcacctcAACTGGTACCATCATGGGAAACGTTGGACAGATAAATTTAAtcatgttgttggtgttgtACATACAAATTATTTAGAGTACATCAAGAGGGAGAAGAATGGTGCTATTCAAGCATTTTTCGTTAAGCATATCAACAATCTGGTTGCCAGAGCTTATTGCAATAAG ATTTTGCGACTGTCAGGTGCCACTCAAGATCTGCCAAAGTCAATGATCTGCAACGTGCATGGTGTTAATCCCAAGTTTCTGGAGGTCGGAGAGAGAATGGCATTGGAGAGGGAGTCTGGCCAGCAATCCTTCTCAAAAGGAGCTTATTTTTTGGGGAAGATGGTCTGGGCCAAGGGTTACAGAGAATTGATAGATTTGTTTGCAAAGCACAAGAGTGATTTGGAAGGTTTCAAGTTGGACATCTATGGAAATGGTGAAGATTCACACGAAGTGCAATTGGCTGCCAAGAAGTTGGACCTGAACCTTAACTTTCATAAAGGCCGGGACCATGCAGATGATTCTCTTCATGG GTACAAGGTTTTCATAAATCCAAGCATTAGTGATGTCCTCTGCACAGCAACCACCGAGGCGCTAGCGATGGGCAAGTTCGTCGTCTGCGCAGACCACCCATCCAACGACTTTTTCAGGTCATTCCCAAACTGCCTGACATACAAGACCTCGGAGGACTTCGTCGCCAAAGTGAAGGAAGCGATGACCCGTGATCCACAACCCCTCACCCCCGAGCAAAGATACAACCTATCATGGGAGGCCGCAACCCATAGATTCATGGAGCACTCCGAGCTGGACAAGGTcctgaacaacaacaacaacaacaacaacaacaacaacaacaacaacaacagcaactGCACCAGCACCGCTGAATGCACCAAAAGCACAGACAGAAAGATGAGGAGATCAGCGTCCGTGCCGAACATGTCAGACATCGTTGACGGCAGTCTGGCGTTCGCCCACTACTGCCTCACGGGCAACGAGCTTTTCAGACTGTCGACCGGAGCCATTCCGGGAACCCTCAATTACAACAAGCAGCATAGTTTGGACCTCCGCCTCCTGCATCCCCAGGTACAGAACCCCATATATGGCTGGTAA